The Thiobacillus sp. genome contains the following window.
GGAAAGCGATCAAGTGCCGTCCTTCTCGCAACCGAAGATTGGGAAGCCATTCAAGAAACGCTATACCTTCTTTCCATCCCCGGCATGCGCGAATCTATCAAGGAGGGCATGGCCGAGCCTCTTGGCAAGAGCGCCAAGGAGCTTAACTGGTGAGTTGGCGGGTCGTTTTTTCGAAACACGCGCAGAAAGACGCGATGAAGCTGGCTGCGGCAGGCCTGAAGACCAAGGCACTGGAACTTCTGGCCGTTCTCGCTGCCGACCCGTTTCAAAACCCACCGCCCTACGAGAAGCTCGTAGGCGACTTGGCCGGCGCGTATTCGCGACGCATCAATATTCAGCATCGTCTGGTGTACGAAGTCTTTCCAAAGGAACGGGCAGTTCGTGTGTTGCGCATGTGGACGCACTATGTGTGAGAGAGGCCCAACTCCAACGCTGTCGCTGTAACCCCCCGA
Protein-coding sequences here:
- a CDS encoding Txe/YoeB family addiction module toxin, whose translation is MSWRVVFSKHAQKDAMKLAAAGLKTKALELLAVLAADPFQNPPPYEKLVGDLAGAYSRRINIQHRLVYEVFPKERAVRVLRMWTHYV
- a CDS encoding type II toxin-antitoxin system Phd/YefM family antitoxin translates to MATLTASEARANLYRLIDQVAESHQPIHIAGKRSSAVLLATEDWEAIQETLYLLSIPGMRESIKEGMAEPLGKSAKELNW